Proteins from a genomic interval of Streptomyces sp. SID8374:
- a CDS encoding XRE family transcriptional regulator, with protein MGEIEDAIERADREAFTRQPPKTLKGQIGYLLKQMGSAKAVAAELGVTADSVNRYRRGARKHARADIAAKINDAVRQRWQPQVRKRRQKQAAATGGITVETRARFGYTAPVGTTDDGRFRRLTVHLPPAYAQRLFDARKSGASDQQMRKIIAEGFKEIYFQDGGDRATGLSDVTLNDIDYLDLDY; from the coding sequence GTGGGGGAGATCGAGGACGCCATCGAGCGGGCCGACCGGGAAGCCTTCACCCGACAGCCGCCCAAGACCCTCAAAGGCCAGATCGGCTACCTGCTCAAGCAGATGGGCAGCGCCAAGGCCGTCGCAGCGGAGCTCGGGGTCACCGCCGACTCCGTCAACCGCTACCGGCGCGGCGCCCGCAAGCACGCCCGCGCCGACATCGCCGCGAAGATCAACGACGCCGTACGCCAGCGCTGGCAGCCGCAGGTGCGCAAACGCCGGCAGAAGCAGGCCGCCGCCACGGGCGGGATCACCGTGGAGACCCGGGCCCGGTTCGGCTACACCGCGCCGGTCGGCACCACCGACGACGGACGCTTCCGCCGCCTCACCGTGCACCTCCCCCCGGCCTACGCACAACGCCTCTTCGACGCCCGCAAATCCGGTGCCAGCGACCAGCAGATGCGCAAAATCATCGCCGAAGGCTTCAAAGAGATCTACTTCCAGGACGGCGGAGACCGCGCCACAGGCCTCTCCGACGTCACCCTCAACGACATCGACTACCTCGACCTCGACTACTGA
- a CDS encoding helix-turn-helix domain-containing protein translates to MASEEELFASVDALLEEEPQLPSPAERARLREAAGITQARLAVALKTSTQTVKNYENGRSEPKSPRLEAYQRLLRGWAAKYPAHASSAAPAPVVAPQPEVPGTFTGSAAPEQAEVAAPVQAPAALAAPERPARSAMSRRPAAKKAAAPAVDPRFPHGPLAVLDGDGCAYGTDGLVLDCPATTIPELVEWTLKESGLGAAKLNRYGKDSDPLVVLTAAAAVKLGLPERLEGHEQRRSLRLPEDHPVVKQVTKAKWQLTQRGFGPWARIYRNAQGRERQCVQLAVLSWDALDERSWPGVSEMEPADIARVLGVYAMRVITPRGSTAVSGLELMTALRPPTKAVRDEETGNWVSGHNAGSLGTEPMDPAPPEATPEHPVVVNSGWTGGFLNEEAYQWVRSVQTLSDEECTLPYAVGLDLNTAFLAAAARLVVGLSAPDHFHAPKFNPKIPGSWLADLSHIELDPRLPSPFTPDGSRPTGPAWYQTHTLAYAQELGHDVHPIEAYLRRETGAYLDPWHDRLKNAYVDTLADMGVTKDLTDVEFLAAMEQHKQNDPALAAVLSAIKATVKGGVGKLRERPQGKSYKEGETWPALSRPTWRPDIRAAVISKARVNMHRKLNNMARMTGFYPLAVLSDCVVYPSPGESPLDFLPYAASGKPQPGAFRLGPTPGLAKLEGVQSMLWAVDLMEKGLNPARHIKGGDAVLDEGE, encoded by the coding sequence ATGGCGTCTGAGGAAGAGCTGTTCGCGTCCGTCGACGCGCTGTTGGAGGAGGAGCCGCAGCTCCCTTCTCCGGCGGAGCGTGCCCGGCTGCGTGAGGCGGCCGGCATTACCCAGGCTCGCCTTGCGGTCGCGCTGAAAACGTCGACGCAGACGGTGAAGAACTACGAGAACGGCCGCTCAGAACCGAAGTCGCCGCGCCTGGAGGCCTACCAGCGGCTCCTGAGGGGGTGGGCAGCGAAGTACCCCGCGCACGCTTCCTCGGCCGCGCCCGCGCCAGTTGTCGCGCCGCAGCCGGAGGTGCCCGGGACGTTCACCGGCTCGGCCGCCCCGGAGCAGGCGGAGGTTGCCGCGCCGGTTCAGGCCCCGGCCGCCCTGGCGGCGCCCGAACGTCCCGCACGTTCGGCGATGTCGCGGCGTCCGGCGGCCAAGAAGGCTGCCGCGCCCGCTGTCGACCCGCGCTTCCCTCACGGCCCGCTCGCCGTCCTGGATGGCGACGGCTGCGCGTACGGCACGGACGGTCTCGTGCTGGACTGCCCGGCGACCACGATCCCGGAGCTGGTGGAGTGGACCCTCAAGGAGTCCGGCCTCGGTGCCGCGAAGCTCAACCGGTACGGCAAGGACTCCGACCCCCTGGTCGTGCTCACCGCGGCCGCCGCCGTGAAGCTCGGGCTGCCGGAGCGTCTGGAGGGCCACGAGCAGCGCCGCTCCCTGCGCCTGCCGGAGGACCACCCTGTGGTCAAGCAGGTGACGAAGGCGAAGTGGCAGCTCACTCAGCGGGGCTTCGGGCCGTGGGCCCGGATCTACCGCAACGCGCAGGGCCGTGAGCGGCAGTGCGTGCAGCTGGCAGTGCTGTCGTGGGACGCCCTCGATGAGCGGTCCTGGCCCGGCGTCAGCGAGATGGAGCCGGCCGATATCGCCCGCGTGCTGGGGGTGTACGCGATGCGGGTCATCACGCCTCGCGGCTCCACCGCCGTGTCCGGGCTGGAGCTGATGACGGCGCTGCGCCCGCCGACGAAGGCCGTGCGGGACGAAGAGACCGGGAACTGGGTGTCCGGCCACAACGCGGGCTCGCTGGGGACGGAGCCGATGGACCCGGCGCCGCCGGAGGCCACCCCGGAGCACCCCGTCGTCGTGAACTCGGGCTGGACGGGCGGCTTCCTGAACGAAGAGGCCTATCAGTGGGTGCGGTCGGTTCAGACGCTGTCCGATGAGGAGTGCACGCTGCCGTACGCGGTCGGCCTCGACCTCAACACCGCGTTCCTCGCCGCCGCGGCCCGCCTGGTCGTCGGCCTCTCCGCTCCGGACCACTTCCACGCCCCGAAGTTCAACCCGAAGATTCCCGGGAGCTGGCTGGCCGACCTGTCCCACATCGAGCTGGACCCGCGCCTGCCCAGCCCGTTCACCCCGGACGGCTCCCGGCCGACGGGCCCGGCCTGGTACCAGACGCACACCCTCGCCTACGCCCAGGAGCTCGGGCACGACGTGCACCCGATCGAGGCGTACCTGCGCAGGGAGACCGGGGCGTACCTGGACCCGTGGCACGATCGGCTGAAGAACGCCTACGTCGACACCCTCGCGGACATGGGGGTCACCAAGGACCTCACCGACGTGGAGTTCCTGGCGGCGATGGAGCAGCACAAGCAGAACGACCCGGCCCTGGCCGCCGTCCTGTCCGCGATCAAGGCGACGGTGAAGGGCGGTGTCGGCAAGCTCCGAGAGCGCCCGCAGGGCAAGTCCTACAAGGAGGGCGAGACATGGCCGGCCCTGTCCCGGCCGACGTGGCGCCCCGACATCCGGGCCGCCGTCATCAGCAAGGCCCGGGTCAACATGCACCGCAAGCTCAACAACATGGCCAGGATGACCGGGTTCTACCCGCTCGCCGTGCTCTCCGACTGCGTCGTCTACCCCAGCCCCGGTGAGAGCCCGCTCGACTTCCTCCCCTACGCCGCGTCCGGCAAGCCGCAGCCCGGCGCCTTCCGCCTCGGGCCCACCCCGGGGCTGGCGAAACTGGAGGGCGTCCAGTCGATGCTGTGGGCGGTCGACCTGATGGAGAAGGGCCTGAACCCGGCCCGCCACATCAAGGGCGGCGACGCCGTCCTGGACGAAGGAGAGTAG